TTATGGAAAGGAAAACCTATTTACTTTGCTAAAACCTCTGGAACAACCTCTGGAGCAAAGTATATTCCGATTACTAAAGAATCGATGCCAACTCATATTAAATCGGCTCGTAATGCTTTGTTATTCTATATCAATGAAACGAAGGATGCTTCTTTTGTAAATGGAAAAATGATTTTCCTACAAGGAAGTCCTGTTTTAGATGATAAAAATGGTATTAAATTAGGGCGTTTAAGCGGAATTGTTGCGCATTACGTTCCGAATTATTTATTAAAAAATAGATTACCAAGTTGGGAAACCAATTGTATCGAAGATTGGGATACAAAAGTTGATAAAGTGGTTGAAGAAACATTACCTGAAAACATGACTGTAATTAGTGGAATTCCATCATGGGTTCAAATGTATTTCGAGAAATTAATTGATAAAACTGGAAAAACTATTTCGGAGTTATTTCCAAACTTTAACTTTTTCATTTACGGCGGTGTAAATTTTGAGCCTTACAAAAACAAGTTCGAAGCTTTAATAGGAAAGAAGATAGATTACATTGAGTTATATCCTGCATCAGAAGGATTTATTGCTTTTCAAGATTCTCAAAAAGAAAAAGGAATGCTATTACAATTAGATTCTGGAATTTTTTATGAATTTATTCCTGCAACCGAATTCTTTGATGAAAATCCAACTCGTATTTCTTTAAAAGATGTACAATTAGGAGTTAACTATGTGATAATTCTTAATACAACAGCAGGACTTTGGGGATACAATATTGGAGATACTGTTGAATTTACTTCATTAAAACCTTACCGAATAAAAGTAACTGGAAGAATTAAGCATTTTATATCTGCTTTTGGTGAACATGTAATTGGTAAAGAAGTTGAAAAAGCATTGAATGACGCTATCAAAGGAACTGATGTGAACGTTAGCGAGTTTACCGTTGCTCCACAAGTGAATCCAGAAAATGGATTACCATTTCATGAGTGGTTTATTGAGTTTGAAAATGAACCTGAAAACTTAGATGAAATGGCGCAGAAAATGGATGCTTCTATGCAAGAACAAAATATTTACTATCAAGACTTAATTGAAGGAAAAGTATTACGCCCATTGATTATTAGAAAGGTTAAAAAAGGAGGATTTCATGAGTATATGAAATCTATTGGTAAGTTTGGTGGACAAAACAAAATACCTCAACTATCTGATAACAGGAAAATTGCAGATGTGTTGGAGAAGTTTTTAATCTCTTAACTCAATCAAAATACTCCTTAACTCACTAATTGTTTAATTTTACTAAAATAGGATATCAACTATTATTCACTTGCCATATTTTAGCAAGAAAAGTCATGTTGAAAAAAAATATCTTTCTATTAATAGTAGTAATTAATACTAGTCTATCATATTCTCAAGAAAAATACACGTTAAATTTCTATAACTGTAATTACGATGATTTTGCATTTACTCCTTTATCAGAGTTTAATATTTATGATACTAAAACAGGTAAAGAGATAAATTATAAAAAAGGTTGGGTTTCGGGTAAATTTAATTTTTCAACTGATAGTCCTGTTGTTAGAATTAAATATAAGAATATATACAAACAAGCTTTTGACACTATAATAAATCTAAATAATAAAAACACATCTCATGTACTTTGCATTGAAAAGTTCAAAGATTATTCTTTGCAAACTACCTTCGAACAATGTATCAAAAATAAAAAGAAATGGGAACTAAATCTGAATTCAACAGGCTGTTTTCATTGGGATAATGAAAGTTTCAAAATTAAATACAAAAAGAATAAAGTTTACGTAGTATATAAAATTAATAAAGGTAAAAAGCAGTATATATTATTAGACCAAAAAAAAATTGATACTTTTATTTTATTTGAGAAAAAGCTTAGATTAATGAATAGACCAAATGGTGGTTGTACAACCTCTGATTTGTATACATTAAATTCCTTTTATGGAAATCTTGTAATTAATGATGATTCATGCACTTTTAATGATATCTACTCTTTAAAAGAAGTTTTAGGAATTAAAAATGGGAAAGACTAAATCGCTTCTTTTCCAAATATTCTTTTTCTAATCGATTAGTTACTTTTTCTAATGCTATATCTATAAATTCTATTGCTTTTGCAATGTTTCCAATTGCCTTAAAATAATCTGATTTTGCTGCATAAAATAAATAGGCTCGTTGCTCAAGAGCATCAGGATTAATTTTATCAAAATAAAAACTCGACTTTACATAATTATTCATTTGTACACATACCACAGCCATCGTCAATATATGTGATGGCATTGGCTGCAATTCATACAAACACTCATACCAATATAGAATTTTTTCCCAATTAGTAGCTTCAAAATTATCAGCTTTTAAATGCTCTGAAATTATAGCAGCTTCATAATGATAACTCGAAAACTCATTATGTTCAACTGCTTTATTCATCATTGTATTTCCTAATTGAACTAATGGGAAATACCATTTTGAACGATCTTGATTTTTTAAATCTAATACTTCATTTTCAATAGTAACTTTAGCGTCTAGTCTAGCAGAATGAAAACACATTAAAGCAAATAAAGCATAGGCTGCAGAAATTGATGTGTGCCTATTTTTAATTACAAGTTTGCATAAACGCATAGCTTCTCCACAAAGTTCTTTACGAACTAATTGTTCTTTCGTATTTGAATGAAAACCTTCATTAAATATCAAATACAAAACTTCTAAGACACTTTCTATTCTTTTTGGTAATTCCACTCCTTGAGGTATCGAAAATGAAATATTGGATTGTTGTATGACTTTCCTAGCTCTTACTAATCTTTTTTTAACGGTTTCTTCCTTTAGTAACAAAGCTGAAGCAATTTCCTTTCCGCTAAATCCTGATACTGTTTTTAGCGCAAAAGCAATTCTATCTTTAGGATTCAGTTTGGGATGACAAGCCGTGAAAATCATTCGTAACTGAGCATCTTCTATTTCAGAATCTAGAAAAAGTTCATTAATAGCAATTGAATCAATTCCCTTTGAGAACTCTGGTAGATTTTTCTTTTCAACTTGTAGTTTTCTAAAAATATCAACTACACGATTTTTAGAAGCTTTAATTAACCAAGCTTCGGGATTTTCCGGAATTTTAGTTCGCCAGCTAAGCGTAGCTTTTATAAAAGTATCTTGAATTGCATCTTCGATAATGTCAAAATTCGAAAGACCGAAAATACGTGTTAAAACAGAAACCATCTTTCCGCTATGATGGCGAAAAAGATGGTCTATAAGTTGAGTTTCCATTATTCATCGAAAACCATTATTTCTCTAATCTCTACAGTACTTCCTAAATCGTAATCAGGAAAATCTTGAGCAATTACTTCTACAGCATCAAAGTCTTTGGCGGTAACAATATAATAACCTCCAACAAGTTCTTTTACTTCTGCAGAGTTCACATCTGAAACAGTTCGGTTTTTACCAACAATTCTTCTAATGTCAGCTGTTAAAGCATTTCCTCCTTTAACAATTCCTTGCTCTTCCATTTTTTGATTCCAAGCAAACCACTTCCCCATTCTTCCTTGAATTTCTTCTGGTGAAAGTCCTAAATCGCCATAGTCGGCACCGATAAAAATCATCATAAATTCTTTCATAATTTTCTAAGATTTAAAGTTATTTACCTGTAAGACGTTTTAGAAATTAACTAAGGGGACAATATTTTAAAAAAAATTATTTCTTTTCTAGTTCCAACACTTTCAAAATCATTTTATCATCTAAATGATTCATTCGATATAATCCTTGATCATTAAATAATTCTCTTGCGATAGTTGCTTTTAGAAATTTACGTAGCTTTTGTTTTGTTAACCTTGAAGGTCGAAAATCTTTTAGTTTACTAATAAATGCATTAGACACCTTGTTATCATCATCAAAACTTTTTATGAACTCATCTATTTTAACTTCAGATAATTTCGTTCTGTTATTATCAACATATTTGAAAGCAAAGTCGTTCAAGTATGCATAATAATATGGTGAGATGTATGATGAAGTATCTATAGGAACAAATACGTCTGGTACAATTCCTCCACCTCCGTAGACTATTTTTCCTTTAGGTGTAGTGTATTTTAAACTATCAACTATTTTAATGCTATCTCTATTCAATAGTTCGCCATTCTTATAGCGATTTTCTACTTCACTACCATAGTTCACTTGCTGAGAACTAGCATTACCAGATAAACCATTTTCATCCTCTTTTGAAGGTTTCTTGTAAGGTTTTTGAATTGATCTTCCTGTTGGAGTGTAATAACGCGCTGTAGTCAATCTTACTGCAGAACCATCTCCTAAATCCATTTCTTCCTGTACGAGTCCTTTACCAAAAGAGCGTCTTCCAACTATAATTCCTTTGTCATTATCCTGTAATGCTCCAGCTACAATTTCAGAAGCCGATGCAGAATTTTCATCCATAAGAACATATAATCCACCATCTTCAAAATCTCCCCTCTCAGTAGCAAACGACTCATTAATTTCACCTCCATTATTTTTAGTAAAAACGATTAATTTATCGTCTTCTAAAAACTCATCAACAATTTTATTTGCAATATCAATGAATCCACCTCCATTACCTCTTAAATCGAGAACTAAATCCGTCATTCCTAAATCTTTCAGGATGGTCAATGATTCTTTAAATTCTTTATATGTATTTCTAGCAAATCGATCTAACTTAATATAACCGATGCTATCGTTAAGCATGTAAGCAATATCAACACTTTTAATATTTACTTTACCACGCTCTACGGTAACATCAAATAAACTATCGTTAGATTTTCTATATACTTTAAGTTTAACTTCTGTATTCGGAGCTCCTTTTAATGTTTTTAAAACTTGTCCGTTTCCAATTCCTTTTCCGTATAAAGTATCAGAATCTGCAATTAAAATTCTATCTCCTGCTTTAATTCCTTTCTTTATACTTGGCCCACCCTTCATTGGATGAACAACCGTAATACTATCTTCAATTATTCTAAACTGAACTCCAATTCCTACAAAATTACCTTGCATATTCTCGGTAACGGCTTGTAAATTTTCTTTTGGAATATAAACTGAATGCGGATCGAGTTTAGTTAACATTTGTGCGATCGCACCATCTAATAATTCATCTGTATTTACCTCATCAACATAATCTTGTTCGATAAAGTTTATCAGGCGTTTTACTTTTTGCTCGTTTAAAGAACTCTTACTTAACGTAGTAGATTGCCCAGTAAAAAAAGCGCCAATTAAAACTCCAAAAGCCATAGCTATGGCAAAAAATATAGGTAAATTATTCTTGTTCATCCGGTAAATAAATCAGTTCAACTCCTGCCTTTTCTAAAAACTCTAAACCACTTTTATCCTTATACTCATCTGAATATACGACTCTTGTTATTCCTGATTGATGTATTAATTTGCTACAATCTTTACATGGAGATAATGTAATATACAATGTTGCTCCTTTACAAGATTGTGTCGATCCTGCAACTTTTAAAATTGCATTGGCTTCAGCATGTAACACATACCACTTCGTCCAGCCTTCTTCATCTTCACAGGCATTTTCAAACCCAGTTGGTGTTCCATTATATCCATCAGAAATAATCATTCTGTCTTTCACAATAAGTGCTCCAACTTGTTTACGGTTACAATGAGAAAGTTTCCCCCATTGTTTAGCCATATTCAAATATGTTCGAGCATATCGTTCTTCTTTTTTTGTTAAAGTCATAGAGGTATCTAAAATAAATAGAAAATACTGTTAAAGAAGTTAATATTTACCAAAAAACACGATTTACCATCATTTGGATAGCAAATCCGATAACGATTGAAGAAGCCACTAAAATCCAATCTCTTCGATTTACACCAAAAACAGACTGTACTAAACTTCCTACTAATAAAATTAATCCAACAATAATTATTTGCGCAGCTTCAACTCCTAATGCAAATTCTACTAATGGTAAAAACTTATCTTCTGCTCTTCCGATCATCATTTTAAAATAATTGGAAAATCCTAAACCGTGAATTAATCCAAAAAACAGCGCAAAAAATAAATTTTGATTCTCTTTCCCAACGGAAGCTTTCCTTGCAGTTAAAACATTCATTAATCCTGTAATGAAAATGGTTAACGGAATTAAAAACTCAACTAAATCTGCTCTTACTGTAAGTATATTATATGCAGATAAAGCCAATGTAATTGAATGTCCAATAGTAAATAATGTAATTAACCAAATTACTTTTTTCCATTGTTTAAACTGATATACAACAGCTAAAACAATTAAAAATAAAATATGGTCATAGGCTTTTAAATCTAAGACATGAAATAAGCCCATTTTAAAATACAATATGAAATCGTTCATAAGAGGTTTAAATTTTTATTTGTCTGTCTATTTGTTGATCCAAAGATATGAATGTTTCTGTTCTTGAAACTCCTTTTATACTCTGGATATCTTTATTTAACAAATGCATTAAATCCTCATTATTCTTACACATAATTTTAATGAAAATTGCATAGTTACCAGTTGTATAATGACTTTCAACGACTTCGGGGATATCTTTAAGTCTTTTAATAGCTGAAGAATACAAACTTGCTGATTCTAAAAACACTCCAACAAAGGCGGTTGTAGTGTATCCTAATGCTTTCGGGTTTAAAACCATTTTGTAGCCATCTATAAGGCTCGATTCGTCAAGTTTGCGTAGTCTTTGATGTATTGCTGCACCCGAAATCCCAACTTCTCTAGCGATACTTAAAATGGGGGTACGTGCATCTTTTACTAATCTTTTGATGATAATTTTATCAATTCCATCAATTTTTAATTTTTTTGACATAATTTAAAGGGTCGGTATTGGGTTCTATCATTTACAATATCACAATATAGGAAAAAATAGAAGAGATTGGTTAACTTTACGGTAATGTTCACATTCCAATTTCGAAACGCAAAAATTAGTCTTAGTATTGTCGTAAAATGAGTATAAAATTAACAATCTTTAGTCCAAAAAATATTGAAAGTGAGGGTGCTGTTTACATCGACACTGGAATTTCAGCTGGTTTCCCTTCGCCTGCAGATGATTTTAATGAATCAAAAATTTCTTTGGATGAAGAACTCATTCGAAATAAAGACGAAACATTTTTTGCTCGAGTTAGCGGACAATCAATGATTGGAGCGGGATTAGACGATAATGATTTGCTTGTAATTGATCGAAGTATTCCACCAACCAATAATAAAATTGCGGTTTGTTTTTTGGATGGTGAGTTTACGGTAAAGAGACTTCGTGTTGATGGTCCTGAAGTTTGGTTACAACCTGAAAACCCTGATTACCCAATAATCAAAATTACTCCAGAAAATAACTTTCTAATTTGGGGAATTGTAACTAATGTGATTAAGAGAGTTTAATGAATTTTCCTGAAAAACTAAATCAAAAACTGATTCTTAGAAAAGAATCAAATTCTCTACGAAGTTTAAATTCTGAAACGAGTTTAATTGACTTTTATTCCAACGATTATTTAGGATTTGCTCAGTCTGAATCTATTTTTCAGCGAACACATCAGTTATTAACTGATCGAGACTTAAAAATAAATGGAGCTACAGGTTCTCGTTTAATTTCAGGAAATCATAATTTATATCAAGAAACGGAAGAATGTATAGCACAATTTCATAACGTTGAAAAAGCGCTCATTTTTAATTCTGGTTATGATGCCAACGTTGGTTTTTTCTCTGCTGTACCGCAACGTGGAGATATAATTCTATATGATGAAGTAATTCACGCTTCTATTCGAGATGGAATTCAACTTTCTAACGCTAAATCCTATAAGTTCAAACATAATAATACAGATCATCTTAAAGAAATTTTAGATAGAGTTGAATTTGACAATGCGTATGTTGTAACAGAATCTGTATTTTCAATGGATGGAGATTGTCCCGATTTAAATGAGTTTGTTGAAATTGGAAAAAAAGATAATGTCTACTTAATTATTGATGAAGCGCATGCTCTTGGAGTATATGGAGAAAATGGATCAGGCTTGGTTCAAAATTTAAAACTAGAAAAAGAAATTTTCGCTCGAATTATAACCTACGGAAAGGCATTAGGTTGCCATGGTGCAGCCGTTCTTGGGAGTAAGGATTTATATGATTATCTCGTAAATTTTTCTAGAAGTTTTATTTATACCACTGGACTATCTCCTCATTCTGTAGCAACTATAAAAGTTGCTTACGAACATTTAAATAATGAAACTATATTTCTTCTTTCTGAAAGAATAGATCATTTTAAATCAGAACTTAAGCGATTACAACTAAACTCTAAGTTTATTGAAAGTACCTCAGCTATTCATTGTTGTATTATCTCAGGAACAGAGAAAACAAAAAATATAGCTGAACAACTACAACAAAAAAACTTTAATGTAAAGCCTATTTTATCTCCAACTGTTCCTGTAAGACAAGAACGACTTCGTATTTGTTTACACAGCTTTAATTCTAACGAAGAAATTACTGCTATTTTAGAGCATCTTGCTACCTTTGTTTAAAAATTTAAATGAGGGACGATTATACAATTTTAGCAGTTTTTGAATATTCAACAGAAGCACAAGTAATTAAATCCAAACTAGATTCTGAAGGATTTAAAACCATGTTGATGGATGAAAAAACTATTGATACTGATCCTCTTTTAAGTCAAGCAATTGGTGGAGTAAAGCTTTTAGTACATAATGAAGACTTACAAAATGCTTCAAAAGTTTACAATGAAATAAGAACTTATGAAAAGGACGATAACGGAAACGATATTAACTGTCCAAATTGTAATTCCAATAGAATTTTAGTTGCGGAATCTCAACGCAAAAACTTGTTCTTTATGCTTTTCCCATTTTTTGAATCGAGAAAATTAATTTGTAACGATTGTAAAACAATCTTTAAATGAAAAAATATTTTATAACTGGAATATCTACTGAGGTAGGAAAAACAGTTGCTTCAGCAATTATTACTGAAGCTTTAGAAGCGGATTATTGGAAACCTGTACAATCTGGTGACTTAGAATATTCAGATACTCATAAAGTTCAAAATTTAATTAGTAACGCTACATCTGTTTTTCATAAAAATAGTTATGCTTTAAACACGCCAATGAGTCCGCATGCTTCTGCAGAAATAGATGGAATTACTATTGATATTAATGAAATCAAAGAACCATCAACTCAAAACAATCTAGTGATTGAAGGTGCTGGTGGTTTATTAGTTCCTCTAAATAATGAAAGCACGATTTTAGATTTAATTCAACCAGATTACAAAGTAATCGTAGTTTCTCGTCATTATTTAGGAAGTATAAACCATACACTACTTACCTTAAACTTATTAAAAGAAAAAGGGTTTGATATCTCTTTAGTTTTTAGTGGAAATGAACATAAAACTACCGAAGAAATTATTCGAAAAATGAGCGGAGTTCCTGTAATTGGAAGAATTGAGGAAGAACCTTATTTTGATCAGAATGTAATTAAAGAATATGCTGATAAATTTAGAGATAAATTATAATCATGACTTTACAAGAACGCGATAAAAAACATATTTGGCATCCTTTAAAACAGCATCAAACACATCCAAATAGTTTAGGAATTGTAAAAGCAAAAGGATGCATACTAACGGATGAACATGGGAATGAATATATAGATGCAATTTCGTCTTGGTACACTTGTATGTTTGGACATTGTAATGATTTTATTACGAGCCGTGTGTATGAACAAATGCAACAACTGGATCAAATCATGTTTAGTGATTTTACACATCCAGCTGCTGTAGAATTATCTGAGAAATTAATTCATATTTTACCAGAGAATCAAGCCAAAATCTTTTTTAATGATAATGGTTCAACTGCCGTTGAATCTGCTATAAAAATGGCGCTTCAATATTATTTCAATAAAGGAGATCAACGCGCTACTTTTATTGCTTTTGAAAATGGATTTCATGGTGATACTTTTGGAGCAATGTCTGCTTCTGGATTATCAGTTTATAACGGACCTTTTGAAGATTTCTTGATTAACGTTCATAGAATTCCTGTTCCAAATGGAAACAATCACGCTGAAATTTTAGAACAACTAGAAAGCATTATTACCAACAATAAAGTTGCTGCTTTTGTATATGAGCCAATTGTTCAAGGTGCTGCTGGAATGAAAATCCATAACATGAATGGTTTAAACCAAATTATCGGGTTTTGTAAATCTCAAAATGTGTTAACAATTGCTGATGAAGTTATGACTGGTTTTGGTAAAACTGGGAAAAACTTTGCATCAGATCATATAACAAACAAACCAGATATTATTTGTTTAAGCAAAGCATTAACTGGAGGATTAGTTCCAATGGCAATTACTTCTTGTACTCAAGAAATTTATGACGCTTTTTTAAGTAATGACATTGCCAAAGGTTATTTTCATTGTCATACCTACTCTGCTAACCCTATAGGTTGTGCAGCAGCAATTGCTAGTATTGATTTATTGACTTCAGAAGAAATTCAAAATAGTATTCACAGAATTGCTAAAAAACATGAAACATTCAGTGAACAGATTAAAAGTCATTCTAAAGTTAAATCTACAAGAACAATAGGTGTGATTTTCGCTCTAGATTTAGACACAAATATGGAACGCTACGGTACTTTAAGAGATTTATTACTGTCTTCTTTTATGAAAGAAGGAGTCTTTTTAAGACCACTGGGAAATACCATTTACATTCAAGTTCCTTATGTAATCACAAATGAACAATTAGATAAAATATATAGTACGATTGAAAAGGTTTTAGATACTCTCTAAAACCTTTTCTTTTTCTAATAAATTTATACGCTCACTTGTTTCCTTAATTTCAACATATAAATCTTCGTATATCCATTTCTTATCTTTTCGAATTCCTTTAACAACAAGTTCTGCTTCTCCTAATTCCCCTTTAATTGGAATAACAAAATCTACTTCTCCGTCCGAATCAGAAATAGAAATGTTTCCTTGAGGAAATCCGTCTGTCTTAATATCCTCTCCTATTACTGAAGTAACTCGAGCATCTTTTTTAACCAATTCTATAGCTTCTTCAATCGGTGACATTCCGCCTAAGCTGTTCACAACACTTAAAACTGTTGCTCCAAAACCAACAATGATTAAAATGATAAAAATTAAACATCCTGAACAACATCCCACAGGTAAAGCCCAAGGCCAATTTCTAGCAATCCAACTTTTTTGATTTTGATTATCCATATAATTCAAAATTTGTACTTCATTTATTTAATTCAAATATAGGACGTTTAAAACTTCATATTGTTTCACATTTCCCAACAAACTTTTTATTTTTCATTATGATTAAATCACAATGTTTTAGTTTAAAGATTTAACCTTAATTTTGCTGAAATTTTTCAGTTTTGAAACCAATATCAATATCAGCTTTTGCATCTATATCTCCTTTAGGAAAAACTTCAGAAGAAGTTTGGAATAGTTATTTAGATAATGATCACAGAATTTCGAAAAGAGATTTTAAAAACTTTACTGAGTGGACCGCTTCTATTTCTGAAGAAGACAGAAAGGAAATTGAAAATATTCGAAACTCAGATAATAAGTACAAAAGTCTTGATGACACTGTTTTGTTTGCAATTTATGCTTCTAGAAAAGCAGTAATAGATGCGAATTGGAAAACTGGGGATGATTTTGGAATTAATATTGGTTCTTCTCGAGGAGCAACAGCATTGTTTGAAAAATTTCATGAAGAATTTCTTGAAACTGGAACTTCCTCTACCTTAAGTTCCCCAACAACTACATTAGGAAATATTTCATCTTGGATTGCCCATGATTTGAAAAGTTCAGGTCCAGAAATTTCACATTCTATTACCTGTTCTACTGCTTTACATTCTTTATTAAATGGTGTTGCTTGGATTCAAGCAGGAATGTGTGATAAATTTATTGTTGGTGGTAGTGAAGCTCCGTTGACAGATTTTACCATCGCACAAATGAAAGCGTTAAAAGTATATTCCAAAGAAACAGAAGGAAATCCATGTAAAGCTTTTGATTTAGAAAAAACCAAAAACACTATGGTTCTAGGTGAAGGTGCTGCTGTAGTATGTTTAGAAAATGAAATTTCAGATAAAACAATAGCTAAAATAGAAGGTGTTGGATATGCTACTGAAGTTTTAAAACATAATACTTCAGTAACAGCGGATGCTGAATGTTTTCAAAAATCTATGAAGATGGCTTGTAAGCATATCAACTTAGATGAAATTGATGCGATTGTAATGCATGCTCCCGGAACTATAAAAGGTGATTCTTCAGAAGTTAATGCGATTCATAAAGTTTTTTGTAACAAAATTCCTTTTTTAACTACTAATAAATGGAAGATTGGTCACACCTTCGGAGCTTCTGGTTTATTAAATCTAGAATTAGGCCTTTTAATGTTACAACATCAAAAGGTAATTGAAGTTCCTTTTGCTATGAAACAAACACCTCCAAAACATATTAAAAAAGTATTAGTAAATGCTGTTGGATTTGGTGGTAATGCTGTAACCGTCTTATTGAGTTTATAACTGACTTTTGTTCAGTTTGTTTAAAATATATATTTTTACTTACAACTAACTAAATTGCTTAACTATGGAATGGTTCTTAGAACTTTCGTCTATTCAACAAGTGTATTGGATTGTCACTGGTATTTCAACACTTTTTTTTCTATTTATTTTATTCAGCACATTCTTAGGATTTGACACAGATGATATTGGTGATGTTGATGCTGAAATTGACGCTGATACTGGAGCTGGATTTCAATTCTTCACTTTCAAAAATATGGTTGGTTTTTTCACCATTTTTGGATGGAGTGGAATTTCAAGTTTAAATTCTGGAAACTCAACTTTTCTTACAATTATTATATCAACCGTTTGTGGTTTGATAATGATGACCGTAATGGCAGTTCTGTTTTACTATATCAATAAACTTAATGATAGCGGAACTTTAAAAATGGAAAATGCCGTTGGCGCTGTTGGAGAAGTATACTTGACCATTGGAGCTAATCGATCTAGTATAGGAAAAGTTCATGTAAGAGTTCAAAATTCGTTAAGAGAGTTGGAAGCACTTACAGATCATGAAGAAAATTTAACTCAAGGAACTGTAGTTACGGTTACTGAGGTTACCTCAAATGGAATATTAATTGTAAAACTATAAACTAAAAAATGACTATGCAAAAACTAATGTTATTACAAATT
This genomic window from Tenacibaculum sp. 190524A05c contains:
- a CDS encoding S41 family peptidase, which produces MNKNNLPIFFAIAMAFGVLIGAFFTGQSTTLSKSSLNEQKVKRLINFIEQDYVDEVNTDELLDGAIAQMLTKLDPHSVYIPKENLQAVTENMQGNFVGIGVQFRIIEDSITVVHPMKGGPSIKKGIKAGDRILIADSDTLYGKGIGNGQVLKTLKGAPNTEVKLKVYRKSNDSLFDVTVERGKVNIKSVDIAYMLNDSIGYIKLDRFARNTYKEFKESLTILKDLGMTDLVLDLRGNGGGFIDIANKIVDEFLEDDKLIVFTKNNGGEINESFATERGDFEDGGLYVLMDENSASASEIVAGALQDNDKGIIVGRRSFGKGLVQEEMDLGDGSAVRLTTARYYTPTGRSIQKPYKKPSKEDENGLSGNASSQQVNYGSEVENRYKNGELLNRDSIKIVDSLKYTTPKGKIVYGGGGIVPDVFVPIDTSSYISPYYYAYLNDFAFKYVDNNRTKLSEVKIDEFIKSFDDDNKVSNAFISKLKDFRPSRLTKQKLRKFLKATIARELFNDQGLYRMNHLDDKMILKVLELEKK
- a CDS encoding Lrp/AsnC ligand binding domain-containing protein; its protein translation is MSKKLKIDGIDKIIIKRLVKDARTPILSIAREVGISGAAIHQRLRKLDESSLIDGYKMVLNPKALGYTTTAFVGVFLESASLYSSAIKRLKDIPEVVESHYTTGNYAIFIKIMCKNNEDLMHLLNKDIQSIKGVSRTETFISLDQQIDRQIKI
- a CDS encoding GH3 auxin-responsive promoter family protein translates to MSLKSFLAIPFAKRAVKQVRKWANKPLETQEKVFQYLVTEGCKTAFGKDHDFISINSYEDFKNRVPVNDYEGLRPYVDRMVAGEENILWKGKPIYFAKTSGTTSGAKYIPITKESMPTHIKSARNALLFYINETKDASFVNGKMIFLQGSPVLDDKNGIKLGRLSGIVAHYVPNYLLKNRLPSWETNCIEDWDTKVDKVVEETLPENMTVISGIPSWVQMYFEKLIDKTGKTISELFPNFNFFIYGGVNFEPYKNKFEALIGKKIDYIELYPASEGFIAFQDSQKEKGMLLQLDSGIFYEFIPATEFFDENPTRISLKDVQLGVNYVIILNTTAGLWGYNIGDTVEFTSLKPYRIKVTGRIKHFISAFGEHVIGKEVEKALNDAIKGTDVNVSEFTVAPQVNPENGLPFHEWFIEFENEPENLDEMAQKMDASMQEQNIYYQDLIEGKVLRPLIIRKVKKGGFHEYMKSIGKFGGQNKIPQLSDNRKIADVLEKFLIS
- a CDS encoding YciI family protein translates to MKEFMMIFIGADYGDLGLSPEEIQGRMGKWFAWNQKMEEQGIVKGGNALTADIRRIVGKNRTVSDVNSAEVKELVGGYYIVTAKDFDAVEVIAQDFPDYDLGSTVEIREIMVFDE
- a CDS encoding dCMP deaminase family protein translates to MTLTKKEERYARTYLNMAKQWGKLSHCNRKQVGALIVKDRMIISDGYNGTPTGFENACEDEEGWTKWYVLHAEANAILKVAGSTQSCKGATLYITLSPCKDCSKLIHQSGITRVVYSDEYKDKSGLEFLEKAGVELIYLPDEQE
- a CDS encoding translesion error-prone DNA polymerase V autoproteolytic subunit → MSIKLTIFSPKNIESEGAVYIDTGISAGFPSPADDFNESKISLDEELIRNKDETFFARVSGQSMIGAGLDDNDLLVIDRSIPPTNNKIAVCFLDGEFTVKRLRVDGPEVWLQPENPDYPIIKITPENNFLIWGIVTNVIKRV
- a CDS encoding RNA polymerase sigma factor — encoded protein: METQLIDHLFRHHSGKMVSVLTRIFGLSNFDIIEDAIQDTFIKATLSWRTKIPENPEAWLIKASKNRVVDIFRKLQVEKKNLPEFSKGIDSIAINELFLDSEIEDAQLRMIFTACHPKLNPKDRIAFALKTVSGFSGKEIASALLLKEETVKKRLVRARKVIQQSNISFSIPQGVELPKRIESVLEVLYLIFNEGFHSNTKEQLVRKELCGEAMRLCKLVIKNRHTSISAAYALFALMCFHSARLDAKVTIENEVLDLKNQDRSKWYFPLVQLGNTMMNKAVEHNEFSSYHYEAAIISEHLKADNFEATNWEKILYWYECLYELQPMPSHILTMAVVCVQMNNYVKSSFYFDKINPDALEQRAYLFYAAKSDYFKAIGNIAKAIEFIDIALEKVTNRLEKEYLEKKRFSLSHF
- a CDS encoding HupE/UreJ family protein, producing MNDFILYFKMGLFHVLDLKAYDHILFLIVLAVVYQFKQWKKVIWLITLFTIGHSITLALSAYNILTVRADLVEFLIPLTIFITGLMNVLTARKASVGKENQNLFFALFFGLIHGLGFSNYFKMMIGRAEDKFLPLVEFALGVEAAQIIIVGLILLVGSLVQSVFGVNRRDWILVASSIVIGFAIQMMVNRVFW